From the genome of Gemmatimonadaceae bacterium, one region includes:
- a CDS encoding M28 family metallopeptidase has product MKYRFHLVTLLAISACTPTVNTAVAPSGSSATTDRIAADIRTVSSDAFLGRGPATPAEEMTVNYIRDRLQAAGVQPGGPNGSWFQEVPLVKADIVGAPSLTVNVNGQPTSLRQGEQIAVRASMQNVDRVSIQNAPIVFLGYGVRAPERNWDDFKGENVRGKVGLVLINDPDFETGQGDFGGKAMTYYGRWTYKYEEAARQGLAGMLVVHETAPASYGWATVKNSNTNTMFDIVRSNPAEVHPLLEGWVQRDDVVRLLTAVGQDFEALKKRAQTRDFRPVTLGNATFSASYQVKRETIRSKNVLGRLPGTTHPDERILFGAHWDHLGVGAPDARGDTIYNGAVDNGTGIGAVLELARLFAAGPRTQRSLVFAFWTAEEKGLLGSEYYASNPVYPLETTVAGFNIDALSPTGRARDVRVVGSGQTDIEDRLKTVLASTNRVITPDPNPEAGYFFRSDHFPMAKRGVPMLYMGSGIDLFNGGTAAGRAAGEAYRRDAYHQPADEFRPTWNLAGIAEDVSVLHQLGLQLANSREWPNYRETSEFRPVRDKSAARRQ; this is encoded by the coding sequence ATGAAATACAGGTTTCATCTCGTCACATTACTCGCGATCAGCGCATGCACGCCAACGGTTAACACAGCCGTTGCGCCGTCCGGCTCGTCCGCCACCACTGACCGTATCGCCGCCGATATCCGTACCGTGTCGTCGGACGCGTTCCTCGGCCGCGGCCCGGCTACGCCAGCTGAGGAAATGACCGTCAACTACATTCGAGACCGTCTCCAGGCGGCGGGCGTGCAGCCCGGTGGTCCGAACGGCTCGTGGTTTCAGGAGGTGCCGCTCGTAAAGGCCGACATCGTCGGCGCGCCGTCGCTCACGGTCAATGTGAATGGGCAGCCGACATCGCTCAGGCAGGGGGAACAGATTGCCGTCCGCGCCTCGATGCAGAACGTCGACCGCGTGAGCATTCAGAACGCGCCCATCGTTTTTCTCGGCTACGGTGTGCGTGCCCCCGAGCGCAACTGGGACGACTTCAAGGGTGAGAACGTGCGTGGGAAGGTCGGCCTGGTTCTCATCAACGATCCGGATTTCGAGACGGGGCAGGGCGACTTCGGCGGCAAGGCGATGACCTACTACGGCCGCTGGACCTACAAGTACGAGGAAGCCGCGCGTCAGGGACTCGCCGGCATGCTCGTGGTTCACGAGACTGCTCCGGCGTCGTACGGCTGGGCGACCGTTAAGAATTCCAACACCAACACGATGTTCGACATCGTGCGATCCAATCCCGCGGAGGTGCACCCGTTGCTCGAAGGGTGGGTTCAGAGGGACGATGTCGTGCGGTTGCTCACCGCTGTTGGTCAGGATTTCGAGGCGCTCAAGAAACGCGCGCAGACGCGTGACTTCAGGCCGGTCACGCTCGGCAATGCGACCTTCTCGGCGAGCTATCAGGTGAAGCGCGAGACGATTCGCTCGAAGAATGTGCTCGGTCGCCTGCCGGGTACGACGCACCCCGACGAGAGAATTCTCTTCGGTGCACACTGGGATCACCTCGGCGTTGGCGCACCGGATGCGCGCGGCGACACGATTTACAATGGCGCGGTGGACAATGGGACTGGCATCGGCGCAGTGCTGGAGCTTGCGCGCCTGTTTGCGGCCGGTCCGCGCACGCAGCGCTCGCTCGTCTTCGCGTTCTGGACCGCGGAAGAGAAGGGACTTCTCGGCTCGGAGTACTACGCGAGCAATCCCGTCTATCCGCTCGAGACGACCGTCGCCGGCTTCAATATCGACGCGCTGAGCCCGACAGGACGCGCGCGGGATGTGCGCGTTGTCGGCTCGGGTCAGACTGATATCGAGGACCGACTCAAGACTGTTCTGGCATCGACCAATCGCGTGATAACGCCCGATCCGAATCCGGAGGCGGGCTACTTCTTCCGTTCCGACCATTTCCCGATGGCCAAGCGTGGCGTGCCGATGCTGTACATGGGTAGCGGGATCGACCTGTTCAACGGTGGCACCGCGGCGGGCCGAGCCGCCGGCGAAGCCTATAGGCGCGACGCGTACCATCAGCCGGCGGATGAGTTCAGGCCGACCTGGAATCTCGCGGGCATAGCTGAAGACGTGTCCGTGCTGCATCAGCTCGGATTGCAGCTCGCGAATTCCCGGGAGTGGCCGAATTATCGGGAGACGTCAGAGTTCCGTCCCGTGAGAGACAAGTCGGCGGCGAGGCGACAGTAA
- a CDS encoding cytochrome c3 family protein has product MLKASSAVRAPALLTAALLTAMWLVGCTSKDIVFRDRQPFNEPPAAAQGFLGYYDAATKQTTCGNCHAEIQGSWHETKHASAWAVLNASTAKGAECEGCHTVNTRGNAATTAAAGHDAVKSNTYYDVQCESCHGPGLEHVEGVGQANLIRPLAKVSMTGTGNCGDCHSGAHQPFAEEWKASGHGKVTTRGSNPTCAGCHDGRGTLARWGVTDNYQEKANPTNYQAVTCAICHNPHGSGNPAQLRFSVTSPDPDQNLCMQCHLRRVEPEFGTSSPHAPQGAVLLGFAGYRPPGFAYDTARIYGTHASTRNPKLCAGCHVAKFTVTDKLTGAFSFQSTGHLMRPIPCLDVATGQPTGVKTCEYTATARSWQTCTTAGCHGDANVAATRFAVVRARMKDLTGVLWLNSNNDGTLQAAPTDGGWLATLKATRPGEWSNTDNTITPAEGAEFNARLCGEYNQSNADNSKGVHNSFLCEALLSATIKYVRTYYNLPAPSAGVEARMNRPIGGEFNSSMHVARTPRR; this is encoded by the coding sequence ATGCTCAAGGCATCATCGGCCGTCCGAGCTCCAGCCCTGCTTACGGCAGCGCTCCTCACAGCGATGTGGCTCGTTGGATGTACGAGCAAGGACATCGTTTTCCGGGACCGGCAGCCCTTCAATGAGCCGCCTGCTGCCGCGCAGGGATTTCTCGGCTACTACGACGCAGCCACCAAGCAAACGACATGCGGTAACTGCCACGCCGAAATTCAGGGAAGCTGGCACGAGACCAAGCACGCAAGTGCCTGGGCGGTGCTGAACGCGAGCACCGCCAAAGGCGCGGAGTGCGAAGGCTGTCATACCGTCAACACCAGAGGAAACGCCGCGACGACCGCGGCAGCCGGTCACGATGCTGTTAAATCCAACACGTATTACGACGTGCAATGCGAGAGCTGTCACGGCCCAGGGCTGGAGCATGTCGAGGGTGTCGGACAGGCAAACCTTATCAGGCCGCTCGCGAAGGTGAGCATGACTGGTACCGGCAACTGTGGTGACTGCCACTCCGGTGCGCACCAGCCGTTCGCTGAAGAGTGGAAAGCTTCCGGACACGGCAAGGTCACAACGCGCGGATCGAATCCCACGTGCGCCGGCTGCCACGACGGCCGGGGAACGCTCGCGCGGTGGGGGGTGACGGACAACTACCAGGAGAAGGCTAACCCGACTAATTACCAGGCAGTGACTTGTGCCATCTGTCACAATCCGCACGGCTCGGGCAATCCGGCCCAGCTTCGCTTCTCTGTAACATCACCGGATCCGGACCAGAATCTCTGCATGCAGTGTCATCTGCGACGAGTCGAGCCGGAGTTCGGTACCAGCTCACCGCACGCCCCGCAGGGAGCGGTACTGCTCGGTTTTGCCGGCTACCGGCCGCCGGGATTCGCGTATGACACGGCCCGCATCTACGGAACGCACGCGTCAACCAGGAACCCGAAGCTTTGTGCCGGATGTCACGTCGCGAAGTTCACGGTTACTGATAAGCTGACGGGAGCATTCAGCTTCCAGTCGACTGGCCACCTGATGCGTCCGATTCCGTGTCTCGACGTCGCAACGGGTCAGCCGACGGGTGTCAAGACCTGCGAATACACGGCGACGGCGCGGTCGTGGCAGACATGCACTACTGCCGGATGTCACGGTGATGCCAACGTAGCCGCAACCCGGTTTGCGGTTGTTCGAGCCCGCATGAAGGACCTCACCGGCGTGCTGTGGCTCAACTCGAACAATGACGGTACTCTCCAGGCAGCGCCCACCGATGGTGGCTGGCTCGCTACACTGAAAGCAACGCGGCCAGGCGAATGGAGCAACACGGACAACACCATCACGCCGGCCGAGGGCGCCGAGTTCAACGCGCGGCTCTGCGGGGAATACAACCAGTCAAACGCCGACAACTCGAAGGGCGTCCACAACTCGTTCTTGTGCGAGGCGTTGCTCAGCGCCACTATCAAGTACGTTCGGACCTACTACAACTTGCCGGCCCCGTCGGCTGGCGTCGAGGCCCGCATGAATCGTCCAATCGGCGGAGAGTTCAACAGCTCGATGCACGTCGCTCGCACGCCTCGGAGGTAG
- a CDS encoding tryptophanase, whose product MKFQTIIEPFRIKTVEPIRKTTLEERKAALEAAHNNVFLLHSRDVLIDLLTDSGTGAMSVYQWSGMMKGDESYAGARSFDVFEKSVRDITGFTHVIPTHQGRAAEHILFHAIVRPGDIVPNNTHFDTTRANVEDVGGIALDLPIQEGRQAVSSHPFKGNMDVAALEATLEKYGDRVPLVMLTVTNNSEGGQPVSLLNIREVSALCHRYGVPLFIDACRFAENAWLIKTREASLSHRSARSIAQEMFSLADGCTMSAKKDGMSNIGGFLAMNNGSLAVKCRTRLVLTEGFTTYGGLAGYDLEAIAVGLNEALDEDYLHYRIRSIEYLGEKLLDAGVPIVTPTGGHALYLDAKRMLPHVPQREYPAWALSLVLYIEGGIRAAEIGSMMFGRRSDGTERPAALELVRLAFPRRVYTQSHVDYVAEVVQHVNAIAPHIRGVRIVEAPAVLRHFTAHMAPAHGRLVA is encoded by the coding sequence ATGAAATTCCAGACAATCATCGAGCCTTTCCGCATAAAGACGGTCGAGCCGATACGAAAGACCACGCTGGAAGAGCGGAAAGCTGCGCTCGAAGCCGCCCACAACAACGTGTTCCTGCTGCACTCCCGCGATGTGCTCATCGATCTGCTCACCGATTCCGGAACCGGCGCGATGTCAGTCTACCAGTGGTCGGGAATGATGAAAGGTGACGAGTCATACGCGGGCGCCCGGTCATTCGATGTGTTCGAGAAATCGGTGCGCGATATCACGGGATTCACTCACGTTATACCGACGCATCAGGGCAGGGCCGCGGAGCACATTCTCTTCCACGCCATCGTCCGTCCCGGCGACATAGTCCCGAACAACACGCATTTCGACACGACGCGCGCCAACGTCGAGGACGTCGGAGGAATCGCGCTCGATCTGCCGATTCAGGAGGGACGTCAAGCCGTGTCGAGCCATCCCTTCAAGGGGAACATGGACGTCGCAGCGCTGGAAGCGACACTCGAGAAGTATGGCGACCGCGTCCCCCTGGTCATGCTCACTGTAACGAACAATTCCGAGGGGGGTCAGCCGGTAAGCCTCCTGAACATCCGCGAGGTAAGTGCGCTCTGTCATCGCTATGGAGTCCCGCTTTTCATAGACGCCTGCCGGTTCGCCGAGAATGCGTGGCTCATCAAGACGCGCGAGGCGTCACTGTCGCACCGCTCGGCGCGGTCGATTGCGCAGGAGATGTTCAGCCTTGCCGATGGATGCACGATGAGCGCGAAGAAGGACGGAATGTCGAACATCGGCGGCTTCCTGGCGATGAACAACGGATCGCTCGCGGTGAAATGCCGGACGCGTCTCGTTTTAACGGAGGGCTTCACGACTTACGGAGGCCTCGCCGGGTATGACCTCGAGGCAATTGCCGTTGGACTCAACGAAGCGCTCGATGAGGACTACCTCCACTATCGGATTCGCTCCATCGAATATCTCGGAGAAAAGCTACTGGATGCAGGCGTGCCGATTGTGACGCCGACCGGAGGACACGCGCTGTATCTCGATGCGAAGCGGATGCTGCCGCACGTGCCGCAGCGCGAGTACCCCGCGTGGGCGCTGTCGCTCGTCCTCTATATAGAAGGTGGAATTCGGGCGGCGGAGATAGGCTCGATGATGTTTGGCCGACGGTCCGATGGCACCGAGCGACCAGCCGCGCTGGAGCTCGTACGCCTGGCGTTCCCACGCCGCGTCTATACCCAGAGTCACGTCGACTACGTCGCAGAGGTGGTGCAGCATGTGAATGCGATTGCGCCGCATATCCGCGGGGTGCGGATCGTTGAAGCTCCAGCGGTTCTTCGCCACTTCACGGCGCACATGGCGCCAGCGCACGGCCGGCTTGTGGCCTAG